The genomic DNA CCATGGTACAATTCTTATTAATGAGGCAAGTATATTTATTAAACCTCAATATActtaaaaataagtaattttctATTCTTATAATTAAAGTCTTAAGGAAATTTTGGagacattataaattttttttttttgataatttttttttacttataaattattaagtACTACAACTTTTAATTACATAATGTGGAACAAAGTTGGTtactcaaaaaatttattaattattagggtaattaaattacaaaatattaattagaagAGGCCTAATTGTAGTGGATTTTTCTAGTTCAAATTTCATTGTTTTGCAGGATTCTAATtttcaataaagaaaacaaaaaatgtcaaTTAGATGATTCATGTGTCATTTTTCTCCTGGTCTTTCTCTAAGTTCCTCTACTCCTTGTAATACCTCCCTTCTACAATGGtatattttgttcatttgtattttaaattatttttccctCCTATGAGAAAGTGATGGTGAAAATGCTGTTTTGTTCCTTCAGTACCTTTTTATAAGTACttatatttatgtatttagTACATTGATATGGTGTGCGATGATTTGGTGCCCTACGATTAAAAGAGGTGAGCATAGGGGTAACTTACATGTTAAGATGGTCAAATCTCACTAGGAATTGACTAGACAAGTCTGAGTACCTGATTTCCCTCAAATCTTCTGTGCATCCTAGATATAATCATGTTCTCATGCTTGCTGCTGAATCTAGACTATTCCTTTAATTTGCATCCTCtctattgctttgattttcacTTTCACTGTTGGAATGTAGGTATATCTTATCTTGAGAAGGAAGAAGTTCGTGTCCTTCTCCGACAGGTTAGTTTTAAACATCTTATCATAGTTGTGGAAAGACCTCTCTTTGTGGCTATGTTTTAGTTTagatttttttcaatgttttttattattctaagaattgtttattgaataattgattaaatacaaaaaagaattggtgcaaaatttatttttgttaaaaacatatagatttcaatttttttatctcCATTTTTAGAAGTACCACTATTTGAAGTATAATCAAGCCATGATTTAAATCGATTTTTGGTCAAAGTGGCTTCAAAATGTCAAACTCATGTTGGttaagtttaaaataataaaaattaattaaatcatattagTGAAAATCATCTCAAACATGCATTATAGGCATGATTCTGATTTTACAAAACTAGTTAATATATGTGCTTTCTTATTAGTAGCCAACATGATGTGCAGAAATTATAGTATGCTATAATACTTTTTATCAATCATTTGATGTTGTAGCCAGACAAAAGTATTTGAACAATCACTTTATAGTGACTGCACACGTAGGCATTGCTGACAGACATGTGGTTCTGGGCCCCCCACACACAAAAAAGAGGGGGAACAAGACAGATTTAGTcttatagtttttaatttttctgtgttCTTTTATGCGTATTTTCTGGAGATGGATTAAGAGAATTCAGTGGATAAGCTTGTTGTTTGCTTTGCAGAAATATTCATATTGCAGTGTCTTCTAATGAATGTCCTGTTGAATGATATTTATCTTGTCATTTGCAGGATCCAAAGTTTTGGACTTACAGACCATTATCAGAATTAATGGTCCGTGCAGCTGCAGATGATGTCCGCTTTCTTCTCTACATCTATCATAAGATGATGGAGAAATTGAATCAAAGATCCTTATGGTATCTTGCAGTTCGTGGTGCTCTGTATTGCCAATGTTTTTGCATCAATGATAATGATTCTGCTGATTGGCCATCTCTTCCTCCCATTCCAGGTCTTTATAATTGGAtacatatatgttatatatcAAATGTTGTGTTTAGATCTTTCTAAACCCCaatggtagctcaattggttaaggatcacgcctcatgaaactAAAGCTACTAATTCAAATCTCCCCTTCCCCCTCCCTTAGGGCCTactacttaaaaaataaaaaattatctttctTGACTTAGGATTCATTTTCTCCCATCATTGACTTTAGATTCAAATAGTGTAATGTCACAGATATTCTTCTTAGGCTTCAATATGAGATAGAACAACTCAATACAATGATACGTGCATGTGAGCACAAGTTTCAAGAAATGATGAGTTTTTATATGCTTAAAGCTACTACTTCAAAGGGTAAACATACATAATTCCAGTGTTGAGTCAAATAGGGAAATATGGTATGAACCCTAGTAATGACTTAGCAAAACTAGCCGTTAATGCTAAAGATCCTGTTGGGAATCTGCCACCAAGTAATATTGCACTTCAACAATTAATCCTATTTGTGCTATTATGTGTTCTGGCCATAATTAACAACTAAAAAGTTTGGGATGGGAAATTTAGTTGTTAGCTTTCTAAATCAACTTATAATATACGCGGGCTACCAATTGTGGCTGTAATAGAAGTGACTGCTATGCAACTGAAATTAATACTAATCGATTTCTGATCTATCTTCATAGATAATGTTGTAATCGAGGGCAATGCTCCTGAGGAAGAAATCCTTTCAGTTCTTGATGTTCCCCCAGGAAAGATGGGGCGTGTTATTGGGAGAAAAGGAGCTGTCATTTTGTCAATAAAGGAATCTTGCAAGTATATATTTCTCTCCATCTCTTCCCCCCTTCCAGTTGTGAAGTTTTGTTTTCCTTGTCCTTCACATCAAATGAACATTTTGCAGTGCAGAAATTCTCATGGGAGGTGCCAAGGGCCCGCCTGACAAGGTTAGTCATTTTCTCATAGTACGCATCATTGTGcctggcctttttttttttttttttgaaattcattgTTAAGCTATTCGATGGTCTGGAACAACATGATTGCTAGCATCTTTGTTATTGACTCAGTTCAGGATTTCCCTGTTTCTTTTGGGAAAGAGAGGTGTTAATGCACAAAATTGACCATGAACATCCTCCTTATTATGTTGTGGGTTTTCATGTATAGGTATTTATCATAGGACCAGTGAAGCAGGTGAGGAAAGCGGAAGCTATGTTAAGGGGAAGAATGCTGGACATGTAATAACAAACCTATGTTGTGCTTCTCTTAAAACTTCTTGTCTACAATAAAAATGAGAGATTCTGGGAATTAATTTCACTGCCTTTGtaagtgttttgggtttttcttgggGAGCAGGAGCAGGGTCTATTTTGCTGCGTAGGTCTGAGAAATATGCTTGTTTACTCAGTTGAGGAGCTGCTGCATGTAAAACTCACGGAAACACAAATAGATGCATTGTTCGCCCGAATGCGATCCtataaccataaaaaaaaaaaaaaaaaaaaaaaaaaaaaaaaaaaaaaaaaaaaaaaaaaaaaaaaaaaaaaaaaattaaaattaaaattaaaaattaaaaattaaaaatttttaaaaatatcaacattTTGGACCATTTTTATTGAAACAGTTCCAGGTTGCCAGGAGTTCGCGGAGTGTGCCGGATCCTTGAGGTCTGGTTCTGATTCGGAGCAATAAAGCAACTAATGTGAGAACTTGTTCGATGCTTGGATTGATTTAACACCAGCTTGAGCAAGCTCGCACGCACAATTATTTGAGGTATTTCCAGGCTTCCagccttttttctttcttcttaatGTTGGGACACGAAGGATAACATTACTCTCTTTATTGGAAGGACTGACGTTGTTATAGGTCGCGCACAATACTGATACACTTATTATAAGGaccaatccatatatatataagtaaaataacaacagaacCTTGAGCAGTTAATGACAtttaaatacttaaaaagagACTGATTTTATTCGTAGCGCAATAAGATAGAACTgaactgacaattttttatgacCTGTGAACCTACCATAATAAGtaatacatttaattaaatgtttaattaaataggtaagattatgattgacctatatatCTTATATGCATACTTCGCATGACTCGAACCCGACACGTGACACAAAGACTGGCAATTTTTGGTACGACTTGCAAACTTGATATAAACTCAATACAAAGCAAACGAGattaaatttgaagagtttAATCTGTTTAGTTAAATACGTCAAGTTAAAGTTGCACTCACTTCTTTACGCtcatatatgatttttaaaatcataattgaattaaaatttaataaaaattaatcccAAATTTAATAACGGTTTTAAAAACCACTACTACGAGTGTAAATAAGTGAGTGTAAGGAAGTGAGCATGTGTGGCATTACTCATATAGTTTTTTAACTCGTACATTGACACAATCCAAACTCGTCAAGTGAACACAAATTGACACCCCAACAATAAAGTTAGCATGTTCATCCTTCCAGTCTCCTCCCCTCCCAGAAAATTGAACCCAAACAGATTCCCTTATCAAGTCAATTTGTTACTTCCTGTGAGAACTGATTATCAAACCAATAACTCGTACGAATTATAAATGGGAGTAGGTCTGTTACAAAAGACAAAGGCACCAGACTCGTACTTTACAAGGAAGCTATGACACGTTCCAGTATACATATATCCAGTCATGGCTACCACATTCTCAAATCATAATATTGCTTAACGTATATAGAAACAAACTGAGCACATCAAAATGCTCAAAGATTTTCAATATGCTCGCCAATTACGCAAAagaatattgaaagaaaaaaaaaggataaagagcagaaatgagaaaagaaaaaaaaaaattacttctgGAAGCCACCGTATTGGTATTGTTCACCACTAAGGTTTGAGAAGATGTCATTTCCAGCCATTGGCTGTGAAGATGAGAACCCGGATCTACCAAGACCGGATCCAGCACCCATTGCTCTCCCCATGTAGTATGTTGGGGCCCTTGGGGGtcccttctctttttcctcTAATCCATCACTCAATCCACCCACAATGCCAACTTCTGCAAGGGATACCTTCTTGGCTGCAAGTAGATTCAAATGAAAAGGCAATTAGGAGAGGCACGGGCACcccaattaattaatacatggCTGATACTACTAGTGCACACAAGTTGTGTAGAACTCCATCACATAATCGGCacaaatattgtcaattgagtggtaggaTCATATTataggggtatttatagggtattttgtcttattaaaaaactTGTAGGGTCATATATGTCTTTTTGCTGGCCTtagggagacattgacaatttcttggtagttttttttttttttttttgggggggggtgtGGGGGTATGAGGACAATATTCCAATTGTAAGTTTGAAAAATGcattgtcaattgaatggtagtttgagaaaggtatgtggacttttcgcctttttttttttttttttaaatgataacaTATCAAGTTTATTAATAAATCATTCTTCAGATcttaatactcaaaaaatcaATTGTTCCACACAAGTTCATATCAGAATGCATGCAGCAAATCAAACATGCCAAGGGAAGGTAATTTGCTAGTCAAGATGAAGATAGATATACGTACGGGCAGATATATTAAGGTCAATCAGTCCACGGCTTAGTGAATCTGCCCAAATTCCCGACTTCACTTGGAAACTATCCTTCTTGGGTGGAGCCTTCGAGTCTGCTGAAGATTTTTCACTCAAATTGATATGGCTTCCGTCAT from Corylus avellana chromosome ca6, CavTom2PMs-1.0 includes the following:
- the LOC132185039 gene encoding uncharacterized protein LOC132185039, whose product is MASSPPLHQTKIPLPLDPGDKPLDHEAHLTLVPIHIVTHASQLPTEFLEPSVESKLVIGFDCEGVDLCRHGTLCVMQLAFPDAIYLVDAIQGGEMLMSACKPALESSYITKVVHDCKRDSEALYFQFGIKLNNVVDTQIAYSLIEEQEGRTRSPDDYISFVGLLADPRYCGISYLEKEEVRVLLRQDPKFWTYRPLSELMVRAAADDVRFLLYIYHKMMEKLNQRSLWYLAVRGALYCQCFCINDNDSADWPSLPPIPDNVVIEGNAPEEEILSVLDVPPGKMGRVIGRKGAVILSIKESCNAEILMGGAKGPPDKVFIIGPVKQVRKAEAMLRGRMLDM